The genome window TTTTGGTCGGCGCGGGTTTTGGCTTCGGCGCTCTCGTAGTCCGCCAGGCTTCGGTAGGTGCACTCCAAAACCAGAGTGTAGTAGGGGCCGGCGATGTCGGTGAGCAGCCGATCCACCTGGTGCCCCGATTTTTTTATCGAAGGCAACCCCTCCTTCCAAAGCGCCAGGGCTTCTTTGGCCTTGCCGAATTTCAACTGAAAAATGTCGCGAACGACGATCATTTTTTCTCCTTTCCTTTTCGGTTCCGGAAGAAAAACGGGCGAGCTTTTCCGGTCAAGAAGGGGTTTTTGACGGATGCCGCCCGGGCGTTATACTTGAGAAGGCGCGCCTCCCGATGGTGAGACGGCAACCTTTCCGCCGCGCGAACCGTTTTTCTTATCGGACGGCCTTTAAGACGGAAACGCCCGGCGGGTGTAGAAAGAATATCGGGCCGTAACCGGGGCGAAGATTCACGGTTATCTTCCGAAAAAGAGACAGGAGACGGAGTTGACGAATAAACAAAAAAAATGGCTGTGGGGAGGGGCGGTTCTGCTTCTTCTGGCCTTGGCCATCCCGAAGGTGCTTTCGCTTTCAAAATCGTCGGGCCGCACGGGGGGCGGCGGAGGCGGGGGGGAGTTGTCCGTGCGCAGCGTGGTCGTTTCCCCCCGGCCTCTGGAGGAGGTGGTGCGGTCCATCGGCACCCTTTCGGCCAACGAAGAAGTTGAACTTCGGAGCGAGCGCTCCGGAAAAATCCAAAAGATTTATTTTCGGGAGGGAGGCGCGGTAAAGGCCGGGGATCTCCTGGTCAAAATCGACGATTCGGAGCTTTCGGCCCAATTGGCGCGGGCCGAGCAACGCCGGAAGCTGGCGGAACAGCTGGAGGAGCGGCAGAAGGTGCTTTTGGAAAAAGGGGGGGTGAGCCGGGAGGAGTACGACCGCATCTTAACGGAGCTGAACACGCTCAAAGCCGAGGAGCAGCTCATCCGGGTGCAGGTGGAAAAGACCGAAATCAAAGCGCCGTTCGACGGCATAATCGGGCTGCGCTACGCCTCGGAAGGGAGCTACGTCACCTCGTCCGACCGGCTGGCGACTCTGCAGGATTTGGGTTCGCTCAAAATAGATTTCTCGATACCGGAAAAATACGCACGGCAGGTGAAACCGGGGGATAAAATCCTTTTCACCATCGCCGGAGCGGAGCGGCAGTTTGCCGGGACGGTTTTTGCCGTGGAACCGAAAGTGGATCCGGCCACCCGGACGCTCCCGGTGCGGGCGCGGGCCTCCAACGTGAACCGGGCCTTGATGCCGGGGGGGTTTGCCAACGTGGAGCTGGTTTTGCGTCAGGAGCGGGCGATTATGGTTCCGGCCGGGGCGGTCATTCCGGATATCAAGGGGCACAAAGTTTTTCTCTACAAGGGGGGAAAGGCGGAGGCGCGGGAGGTGCAAGTGGGGCTGCGCACCGCCGATGAAGTGGAAATCGCCGCCGGCATTTCCCCCGGGGACACGGTTCTTACCAGCGGACTTTTGCAGCTTCGTCCCGGCGCGGCCGTCCGCTTGAGCGGCGAGGCAGCGAACTAACATGAGTTTGTCGGCCGTTTCCATCCGGCGTCCGGTTCTGGCCACCGTTTTCTCTCTGGTCATTCTGCTTTTCGGCGCCATCGGCTTTTTCCGGCTGGGCGTGCGGGAGTACCCGAACGTTGACCCGGCCATCATCAACGTCAACACCAGCTATGCCGGGGCGAACGCCGACGTCATTGAAACGCAAATCACCGAGCCGCTGGAGGAGGCGATTTCCAGCGTGCCGGGAATCCGCACAATCACCTCCTCCAGCCGGGAAGGGCGCAGTTCCATCACCGTCGAGTTCGACTTGGAGGTGGATCTGGAAACGGCGGCCAATGATATCCGGGACAAGGTTTCCGGGGCGGTGCGCAATCTGCCGCCGGACGCCGAGCCGCCGGTGGTGGCCAAGGCGGATGCGGACGCCAGCCCGATTATCGTTTTGAACATCAGCTCGGCGCAACGGGATTTGCTGGAACTTTCCGCTTTTGCTTCCAATATCTTCAAAGAACGGTTGCAGACCACACCCGGCGTGTCCGAGGTGCGGATATTCGGAGAGCGGCGCTACGCCATGCGGCTTTGGATCGACCCGCAGAAGCTGGCCGCCTACCGGCTTTCCCCCCTCGACGTGCGCAATGCGCTTTCGCGGGAGAACGTGGAGCTTCCCTCCGGGCGCATCGAGGGGAGCCGGGTGGAACTGGCCGTTCGGACGCTCGGGCTTCTTTCCGATCCGGAGGAGTTCAACAATCTGATTCTGCGGGAAGAAGGGGGAAAAATCATCCGTTTTCGGGATGTGGGAACCGCCATTTTGGGGACGGAAAACGAGCGCTCCGGCTCCAAGGGGATGCGGGGGCCG of Verrucomicrobiia bacterium contains these proteins:
- a CDS encoding efflux RND transporter periplasmic adaptor subunit, which codes for MTNKQKKWLWGGAVLLLLALAIPKVLSLSKSSGRTGGGGGGGELSVRSVVVSPRPLEEVVRSIGTLSANEEVELRSERSGKIQKIYFREGGAVKAGDLLVKIDDSELSAQLARAEQRRKLAEQLEERQKVLLEKGGVSREEYDRILTELNTLKAEEQLIRVQVEKTEIKAPFDGIIGLRYASEGSYVTSSDRLATLQDLGSLKIDFSIPEKYARQVKPGDKILFTIAGAERQFAGTVFAVEPKVDPATRTLPVRARASNVNRALMPGGFANVELVLRQERAIMVPAGAVIPDIKGHKVFLYKGGKAEAREVQVGLRTADEVEIAAGISPGDTVLTSGLLQLRPGAAVRLSGEAAN
- a CDS encoding NIPSNAP family protein; the protein is MIVVRDIFQLKFGKAKEALALWKEGLPSIKKSGHQVDRLLTDIAGPYYTLVLECTYRSLADYESAEAKTRADQNWVEWYRKFVPLAESGRREIFTVVE